A portion of the Candidatus Eisenbacteria bacterium genome contains these proteins:
- a CDS encoding glycosyltransferase family 39 protein — MDRRGERGGEANGAGARLPGRLGARTALFLFLLGLAARLVYLWEIRGGPIADVLLIDSETYDRFARMILEGRFRGEAIYSMNPLYPWYLAAVYKVGGGPEAARVVQAVLGALNAVLLARIGAPLFGRAAGIAAGAALALYGPAVFYAGALLTPVLIETAFLAALLALTAWGERGRPVHAALAGLAVGIAALGRGNAALYVPVALAFFLARGGGRRRALAHWALFAAVAAAPPLLVTARNALVEGRFVPIAANYAAFYIGHNADARGLYQPTEYATSARFAEEVLGTRGAVSRELGRPVTLAGSARHLFRKGLAWSAAHPGAEARLAARKFFYFWNAVESPTNLNFHFARDFSTLLRALPLTFGFVGPLAVLGMIYRRRDWRRHLHLTLLVAIVLATALLFFVSAEYRMPAAPVLLLFAAAAVEEMVRRARRRGARALLFPALILAPLLLFAHLRDDLLDAQTWKRVDYLNFGTLYRDRGEGERAEAMFLGALRIDPRFGPAHAALAALYAAAGDDLRAARHLELAERYALSGQYEGAAPEISDATRALAAAAERYRAGDYAAALVDFERLLASFEERGDSAAARSARNNIGLCFWKTGDLGRAERTFRELLAEDSSYVKGYANLARVRVAAGDRAEAEALLLRALRIEPDNERLRAQLERIRAGAKE; from the coding sequence GTGGACCGTCGCGGAGAGAGGGGGGGCGAAGCGAACGGGGCCGGGGCGCGCCTCCCGGGACGGCTCGGCGCGCGAACGGCGCTTTTTCTCTTCCTCCTGGGCCTCGCCGCGCGATTGGTTTATCTGTGGGAGATTCGCGGCGGGCCGATCGCCGACGTCCTCCTCATCGACTCGGAGACCTACGACCGATTCGCCCGAATGATTCTGGAGGGGCGCTTCCGCGGGGAGGCGATCTACTCCATGAACCCCCTCTATCCCTGGTACCTCGCGGCGGTCTACAAGGTGGGCGGCGGCCCGGAGGCAGCGCGCGTGGTCCAGGCGGTTCTGGGGGCCCTGAACGCCGTTCTCCTCGCGCGGATCGGCGCGCCGCTCTTCGGGAGGGCGGCCGGGATCGCCGCGGGCGCGGCGCTTGCCCTCTACGGCCCGGCCGTTTTTTACGCGGGCGCGCTTCTGACGCCGGTTCTCATCGAGACGGCGTTTCTCGCGGCGCTCCTCGCCCTCACGGCGTGGGGGGAGCGGGGGCGGCCGGTTCACGCGGCGCTCGCCGGGCTCGCAGTCGGGATCGCCGCCCTCGGCCGGGGGAACGCGGCGCTCTACGTTCCCGTCGCCCTCGCCTTTTTCCTCGCGCGAGGCGGGGGGCGGCGGCGGGCGCTCGCGCACTGGGCGCTCTTCGCCGCCGTCGCGGCGGCGCCGCCCCTCCTCGTCACCGCGCGGAACGCCCTCGTGGAGGGACGCTTCGTCCCCATCGCCGCCAACTACGCCGCCTTTTACATCGGTCACAATGCGGACGCGCGCGGCCTCTACCAACCGACGGAGTACGCGACGAGCGCCCGCTTCGCGGAGGAGGTGCTCGGCACCCGGGGGGCGGTCTCCCGCGAGCTGGGCCGGCCGGTTACCCTTGCGGGGAGCGCCCGGCACCTCTTCCGGAAGGGGCTCGCATGGTCGGCGGCGCACCCGGGGGCGGAAGCGCGCCTCGCGGCGCGGAAGTTCTTCTACTTTTGGAACGCCGTCGAGTCGCCGACCAACCTCAACTTCCACTTCGCGCGCGACTTTTCGACCCTCCTCCGCGCGCTGCCGCTCACCTTCGGCTTCGTCGGGCCGCTCGCCGTTCTCGGGATGATTTATAGAAGAAGGGATTGGCGTCGACATCTCCATCTCACCCTCCTCGTCGCGATCGTCCTCGCGACCGCGCTCCTCTTCTTCGTGAGCGCCGAGTACCGGATGCCCGCCGCCCCGGTCCTTCTTCTCTTCGCGGCCGCCGCCGTGGAGGAGATGGTGCGGCGGGCCCGTCGCCGGGGGGCGCGCGCCCTTCTCTTCCCAGCGCTCATTCTCGCGCCGCTTCTCCTGTTCGCGCATTTGCGGGACGACCTTCTGGATGCGCAGACATGGAAGAGGGTCGACTACCTCAACTTCGGCACTCTCTACCGGGATCGCGGGGAGGGGGAGAGGGCGGAGGCGATGTTCCTCGGCGCGCTCCGAATCGATCCGCGCTTCGGCCCCGCCCACGCCGCCCTCGCCGCTCTTTACGCCGCGGCGGGGGACGACCTGCGCGCCGCCCGGCACCTGGAGCTGGCGGAGCGCTACGCCCTTTCGGGACAATACGAAGGCGCCGCGCCGGAAATCTCCGACGCCACGCGCGCCCTCGCCGCCGCCGCGGAGCGTTACCGGGCCGGCGATTACGCCGCCGCCCTCGTCGATTTCGAGCGCCTTCTCGCGTCCTTCGAGGAGCGGGGCGATTCGGCGGCCGCCCGGAGCGCGCGAAACAACATCGGCCTCTGCTTCTGGAAAACGGGCGACCTCGGCCGGGCGGAGCGGACTTTCCGCGAACTCCTCGCCGAGGATTCCTCGTACGTCAAGGGATACGCCAACCTCGCCCGGGTCCGGGTCGCCGCCGGGGACCGCGCGGAGGCGGAGGCGCTCCTCCTCCGGGCGCTCCGGATCGAGCCGGACAACGAGCGCCTACGCGCGCAGCTGGAGAGGATCCGCGCGGGGGCGAAGGAGTAG
- a CDS encoding class I SAM-dependent methyltransferase codes for MSHFPDKLILRARAGGIEATPETRNRLRAYRDMLREKGGMLSLLSAADLADTGGITRHLEDAVDALLFADPETGARVVDFGAGGGIVGIAWAILRPDMSVALLESKHKKARFLAAATEAIGLANARAVEGRGDAPDLAGAFDLVASRGVPTDRRALAAQSRLLRPGGLLLLFKGPESAPAARLVIGRSKTFELREEKSHSLGDGKERIFLLAEKI; via the coding sequence ATGAGCCACTTCCCCGACAAGCTGATCCTCCGCGCCCGCGCCGGGGGGATCGAGGCGACGCCGGAGACGAGGAACCGCCTTCGCGCCTATCGCGACATGCTCCGCGAGAAGGGAGGGATGTTGTCGCTCCTTTCGGCGGCGGACCTCGCCGATACGGGCGGGATCACGAGGCATCTCGAGGACGCCGTCGACGCGCTTCTTTTCGCCGACCCCGAAACGGGCGCGCGAGTAGTCGACTTCGGCGCGGGCGGCGGCATCGTCGGCATTGCCTGGGCGATCCTCCGCCCCGACATGAGCGTCGCGCTCCTCGAATCGAAGCACAAGAAGGCGCGCTTCCTCGCCGCCGCCACCGAGGCGATCGGGCTCGCGAACGCGCGCGCCGTCGAGGGGCGCGGCGACGCCCCCGATCTCGCCGGCGCATTCGACCTGGTGGCGAGTCGCGGCGTCCCCACCGACCGCCGCGCCCTCGCCGCCCAATCCCGTCTTCTCCGTCCCGGCGGCCTCCTCCTCCTCTTCAAGGGACCGGAGAGCGCCCCCGCCGCCCGGCTCGTCATCGGGCGCTCCAAGACCTTCGAGCTTCGCGAGGAAAAGAGCCATTCTCTCGGCGACGGCAAAGAGAGGATCTTCCTCTTGGCGGAGAAAATCTGA
- a CDS encoding SLC13 family permease, which produces MTPEIGILFAVLGGMAYLFFTEKLPVDLTAFAGLVILTLAGFLGTDEAFTGFASPAVITMFSVFFVSAGLLHTGVADWIGNRVHRLLGSRETPLIVAIMLVAGVLSAFMNNIAAAAVLLPAVASIAREAKVSPSRLFIPLSFGAILGGTTTLVGTPPNILADSMLRARGLPGFSLFDFTPIGAVLLGVGILFMATVGRRLLPRRSIAEESARGGDLVRAYKLSDLLFSIRIPHDSLLSGRTLEDSRLGAALGVQVVGILREGKRQLAPNADATLRGGDVLLVKGKFDDVQELFRMQGLELADARPWDLARATGRIGGAAARIASGSAMAGRTLRGVHFRRRFGAMVVGIRRDEKLLQRALADEPLSEGDEILVFGTQAQLEEVAKQKDFHMQPMGPSLFEDLRGQISFLKVPDGSKLAGASVAESRLGELTGLTVVGISRGEETLLGVDPEEKLRAGDRLLVAGDERRIRSLLALGDVQIQPETEDDELESEDVGIVEATLTPRSRAAGKSLRDLEFREKYGLQVLALWREGKPIHSGFARRPLRFGDALLLQGPWSRIRLLGSDPDFVVLSTRAAEPRRTRRAPVAVGALALLIALVSTGWQPIHVAAFAAAVFTVLGGAVTMEEAYRAVEWRAVFLVAAILPVGIAMERTGAAMLLSHAVTDLAGPHGPYAVLAGLVVLSSLLSQSLDGAPAVVLLTPVAIATAEELGMDPRTVMMGVGLAASAAFMTPFSHKANLLVMGAGGYRVRDYLRAGTPLTLILLALLVLLTPVFFPVR; this is translated from the coding sequence ATGACCCCGGAGATCGGAATCCTCTTCGCCGTCCTCGGCGGCATGGCGTATCTCTTCTTCACCGAGAAGCTGCCGGTCGACCTGACCGCCTTCGCCGGGCTGGTGATCCTCACCCTCGCCGGGTTCCTCGGAACGGACGAGGCGTTCACCGGGTTCGCGTCGCCGGCGGTCATCACCATGTTCTCCGTCTTCTTCGTGAGCGCCGGCCTCCTCCACACCGGCGTGGCGGACTGGATCGGAAACCGCGTCCACCGCCTCCTCGGGAGCCGGGAGACGCCCCTCATCGTGGCGATCATGTTGGTCGCCGGCGTCCTCTCCGCCTTCATGAACAACATCGCCGCCGCGGCGGTGCTCTTGCCGGCGGTGGCGAGCATCGCCCGCGAGGCAAAAGTGTCGCCGTCGCGCCTCTTCATCCCCCTCAGCTTCGGCGCGATCCTCGGCGGCACCACCACTCTGGTCGGCACGCCGCCGAACATCCTGGCGGACAGCATGCTCCGCGCGCGAGGGCTCCCCGGGTTTTCCCTTTTCGACTTCACACCTATCGGCGCGGTCCTCCTCGGCGTGGGAATCCTCTTCATGGCGACCGTCGGGCGCCGCCTCCTGCCGCGCCGGAGCATAGCCGAGGAGTCCGCCCGCGGCGGCGACCTGGTCCGCGCCTACAAACTGAGCGACCTCCTCTTCTCGATCCGGATCCCCCACGACTCCCTCCTCTCCGGCCGCACCCTGGAGGATTCGCGCCTCGGCGCCGCGCTCGGCGTGCAGGTGGTCGGTATCCTGCGCGAGGGGAAGAGGCAGCTCGCCCCGAACGCGGACGCGACGCTGCGGGGCGGCGACGTGCTCTTGGTGAAGGGGAAGTTCGATGACGTGCAGGAACTCTTCCGCATGCAGGGGCTCGAGCTCGCCGACGCCCGTCCCTGGGACCTGGCCCGCGCGACGGGACGGATCGGCGGCGCCGCGGCGCGGATCGCATCCGGGTCGGCGATGGCGGGACGGACCCTTCGGGGCGTTCATTTCCGCCGCCGTTTCGGCGCCATGGTGGTCGGCATCCGTCGCGACGAGAAGCTCCTCCAGCGCGCCCTCGCCGACGAACCCCTCAGCGAAGGAGACGAGATCCTCGTCTTCGGCACCCAGGCGCAGCTCGAGGAGGTGGCGAAGCAGAAGGACTTCCACATGCAGCCGATGGGGCCCTCTCTCTTCGAGGACCTGCGCGGACAAATTTCATTCCTCAAGGTACCCGACGGCTCCAAGCTGGCCGGCGCCAGCGTCGCCGAAAGCCGTTTGGGCGAGCTGACCGGCCTCACCGTGGTCGGCATCAGCCGCGGCGAGGAGACCCTTCTCGGCGTCGATCCGGAGGAGAAGCTTCGGGCCGGCGACCGCCTGCTGGTGGCGGGCGACGAGCGGCGGATCCGCTCTCTCCTCGCCCTCGGCGACGTGCAAATCCAGCCGGAGACGGAGGACGACGAGCTGGAGTCGGAGGACGTGGGGATCGTGGAGGCGACGCTGACGCCGCGTTCGCGCGCCGCCGGCAAGTCGCTCAGAGACCTGGAGTTTCGAGAGAAATACGGCCTCCAGGTGCTCGCGCTTTGGCGGGAGGGAAAGCCGATTCACAGCGGCTTCGCGCGCCGGCCCCTCCGGTTCGGCGACGCCCTCTTGCTGCAGGGACCGTGGAGCCGGATCCGCCTTCTCGGATCCGACCCGGACTTCGTCGTTCTCTCCACCCGCGCCGCCGAGCCGCGCCGCACCCGGCGCGCGCCGGTCGCCGTCGGCGCGCTGGCGCTCCTGATCGCGCTGGTTTCCACCGGCTGGCAGCCGATCCACGTCGCCGCCTTCGCCGCCGCCGTTTTCACCGTCCTCGGCGGCGCGGTCACCATGGAGGAGGCGTACCGCGCCGTGGAGTGGCGCGCCGTCTTCCTCGTCGCCGCCATCCTTCCCGTGGGGATCGCCATGGAGAGGACCGGCGCCGCCATGCTCCTCTCCCACGCGGTGACCGACCTCGCCGGCCCGCACGGTCCCTACGCGGTGCTCGCCGGCCTGGTCGTTCTCTCCAGCCTGCTCAGCCAGTCGTTGGACGGCGCGCCGGCGGTGGTGCTCCTGACGCCGGTGGCGATCGCCACCGCCGAGGAACTCGGCATGGATCCGCGGACGGTGATGATGGGGGTCGGTCTCGCCGCCTCCGCCGCCTTCATGACACCCTTCAGCCACAAAGCGAACCTGCTCGTCATGGGCGCCGGCGGCTATCGCGTGCGGGACTACCTGCGCGCGGGCACACCGCTCACCCTGATTCTGCTGGCGCTCCTCGTTCTTCTCACGCCGGTTTTCTTTCCGGTGCGGTAG
- a CDS encoding VCBS repeat-containing protein yields the protein MRHATRFTALFIILLLAAAAAPVSAERATQEEMEQICLAWLDRAVDALGDWGGSTSPTIAGAQAITSGDTLLGMAFDIEPSGFVVVPVLKQMAPVKSYSTVTDLNMEDGGLPALIRDVLRDRITRYAETYGDLDARETDGSSERIFAPEQRLLWDRFLASAETDDAGGRIRKVNGFRGVGPLLTASWHQGAPYNNTCPMGDGGRTVVGCVATAAAQILHYHAWPPNGEGTHSYTWDGDQSCGGSVGGGTQYADFSDAYDWANMPDNCDGGCTAAQEAALAELCRETGVAFNMDYGFCGSGAYTSDALTVFPEYFRYDGVSIDEEDRFWHTADSWFAIIQEEIDANRPMQYRIEGHSIVCDGWRVIETTNQYHINYGWGGSQTAWYTIDNIYGSTNPMAESLIRGIQPAQESLAWTDATAAPLGDAGDGRGAAWADMDGDGDPDLYLTVDGGANRLFRNDGGGAFTDATTAPLGDTGNGRGAAWGDADNDGDPDLYLVNDGSANRLFRNDGDGAFTDATTAPLGDTGNGRSAAWGDYDLDGDLDLYLVNDGSANRLFRNDGASFVDVASGALASAGDNAAAWADADGDGDPDLYVATDGPNVYLRNDGGVFVDATSGALAGNAPTAALAWGDYDNDGDPDLFLANDGAADRLLRNDGSGVFTDATLSPLNDAGAGRAAAWVDHDKDGDLDLHLVRSGVADRLYRNDGGSWAETASGAIADAGLANGAAWADFDRDGDADLFLARDGADLLVRCDSPTHIDMAHRWVRVEPVGTVSNRTSIGARVRVVADGASQVRWIDGGSGALSQHEPVALFGLARESVIDSILVTWPSGVTQTLAGVPADDVYPVVELIAPSVTVLKPNGGEAWGQGSVQPIRWTNVHEPATEALVEYSVDAGASWDTVAVVAADTGYGEIAWTVPSQPTTQALVRVLSTNLAGADADTSNAFFTILPVPIVEVTSPNGGEFWEVGETRDVTWTNSGDPALSYSIFCSSDSGDSWFSVADSLAGDPGSHSWDVPDAPTYGALVRVVLHNAAGSGNDTSDALFKIAPASFASTAFTPLTAGPIGDAGAGRGVAWGDSDDDGDPDLYLVNADGANRLFRNDGGTLVDATPAPLGDDGNGLGAAWADADNDGDLDLYLAKAGANRLFRNDGGEWIDAASGPLANAAEGRGTAWADYNGDGLADLYLVNHDDGNKLFRNDGGGAFADVTGNLSVGGTRWGAQWADYDLDGDPDLYSVRTGSNILFKNLGNGSFTDVTSGPLGDTGLGHGAAWGDYDNDGDPDVYIANRGINRLLRNDGAGAFTDVTPALLADRGTSYGVAWADYDLDGDLDLFLANNDYNKLYRNDGGGTFANVANAALRDAGDGRGAAWADADADGDLDLYVANEGANVLFRNDLSGGDHWLRVRLRGTVSNGAAIGARVRAVAGELVQTRWIGGGGGYLSQDEPVASFGLGAATVVDTILVSWPSGNTQLLAGTAADTVLTLVEPSPGWADATLPPLDDAGVGQGIAWGDYDGDHDPDLYITNQSSANRLFRNDGGVFVDATPAPLADAGGGSGAAWGDTDNDGDLDLYIVNNDRANRLFRNDGGGDFADVTPALLADWGLGFSTAWTDFDGDGLLDLYLANAGSANKLFRNEGGGAFTDATTGPLGDIGFGFACAWADADNDGDPDLYLGNAFGANRMIRNDGGGAFTDVTAGPLGDASSTYGAAWGDYDNDGDPDLYITNEGATNRLFRNDGAMTFVDATAGALGGNGDCYGVAWTDFDLDADLDLFVVRPAGNLLLENLGDGGFADAADPTLREAGSGAGAALADADGDGDPDLYLPNPGGANMLLRNDQAGGNNWFRLVLAGTTSNAAAIGARVRLVAGGVAQTREVSGGSGYLSQDDGMLLFGLGGASIVDTLEILWPGGSPETFTTLAANQTSLIAEGGGSTAVDAPGAAPAAFRLFPNAPNPFNPRTVIRFEVPRRGAVRVDVYDITGRMVATLVEGTRDAGSFDAVWNGADARGRSVGSGVYFARMSAEGFTATRKMLLIR from the coding sequence ATGCGTCACGCCACCCGTTTCACCGCTCTTTTTATCATTCTCCTTCTCGCCGCCGCGGCCGCGCCCGTTTCCGCGGAGCGCGCCACGCAGGAGGAGATGGAACAGATCTGCCTCGCCTGGCTCGATCGCGCCGTGGACGCGTTGGGCGATTGGGGGGGATCGACCTCCCCGACCATCGCCGGCGCGCAGGCGATCACCTCCGGAGACACCCTTCTCGGCATGGCGTTCGACATCGAGCCGAGCGGTTTCGTGGTGGTTCCGGTCCTCAAGCAGATGGCGCCCGTGAAGAGCTACTCCACCGTCACCGACCTGAACATGGAAGACGGCGGCCTCCCGGCGCTGATCCGGGACGTCCTCCGCGACCGCATCACCCGTTACGCGGAGACTTACGGCGACCTCGACGCGCGCGAAACGGACGGCTCGTCGGAGCGAATCTTCGCGCCGGAGCAGAGGCTCCTCTGGGACCGCTTCCTCGCCTCCGCCGAAACCGACGATGCGGGCGGGCGGATCCGCAAGGTGAACGGCTTCCGCGGCGTGGGCCCGCTGCTCACCGCGAGCTGGCACCAGGGCGCGCCCTACAACAACACCTGTCCCATGGGAGACGGCGGCCGCACCGTCGTCGGCTGCGTAGCGACCGCCGCGGCGCAGATCCTGCATTACCACGCCTGGCCGCCGAACGGCGAGGGAACACACAGCTACACCTGGGACGGCGATCAGTCCTGCGGCGGAAGCGTGGGGGGCGGCACGCAGTACGCCGATTTCTCGGACGCCTACGACTGGGCGAACATGCCCGACAATTGCGACGGCGGCTGCACGGCCGCGCAGGAAGCGGCGCTCGCCGAGCTGTGCCGCGAAACGGGCGTCGCCTTCAACATGGACTACGGCTTCTGCGGCTCCGGCGCATACACCAGCGACGCGCTCACCGTTTTCCCCGAGTACTTCCGCTACGACGGCGTCTCCATCGACGAGGAGGACCGCTTCTGGCACACCGCCGATTCCTGGTTCGCCATCATCCAGGAGGAGATCGACGCGAATCGGCCGATGCAGTACCGCATCGAAGGGCACTCCATCGTCTGTGACGGCTGGCGGGTGATCGAGACGACGAACCAGTACCACATCAATTACGGTTGGGGCGGATCGCAAACCGCCTGGTACACCATCGACAACATCTACGGCTCCACCAACCCGATGGCGGAATCCCTGATCCGCGGAATCCAGCCGGCCCAGGAAAGCCTGGCCTGGACCGACGCGACCGCCGCCCCGCTCGGCGACGCCGGCGACGGCCGAGGCGCGGCGTGGGCGGACATGGACGGCGACGGCGACCCCGACCTCTACCTCACCGTCGACGGCGGCGCGAACCGCCTCTTCCGCAACGACGGCGGCGGCGCCTTCACCGACGCCACCACCGCCCCGCTCGGCGACACCGGGAACGGCCGCGGCGCGGCGTGGGGAGACGCCGACAACGACGGCGATCCCGATCTCTACCTCGTGAACGACGGCTCGGCGAATCGCCTCTTCCGCAACGACGGCGACGGCGCCTTCACCGACGCCACCACCGCCCCGCTCGGCGACACCGGGAACGGCCGCTCCGCCGCCTGGGGCGACTACGACCTCGACGGCGACCTCGATCTCTACCTCGTGAACGACGGCTCGGCGAACCGCCTCTTCCGCAACGACGGCGCCTCCTTCGTCGACGTCGCCTCCGGCGCCCTCGCCTCGGCGGGCGACAACGCCGCGGCCTGGGCGGACGCGGACGGCGACGGCGATCCCGACCTCTATGTCGCAACCGACGGTCCGAATGTTTATCTCCGAAACGACGGCGGCGTCTTCGTCGACGCCACGTCCGGCGCCCTGGCGGGGAACGCGCCGACCGCCGCCCTCGCCTGGGGGGATTACGACAACGACGGCGACCCGGATCTCTTCCTGGCGAACGACGGCGCCGCGGACCGTCTCCTCCGGAACGACGGCTCCGGCGTCTTCACCGACGCCACCCTCTCGCCCCTGAACGACGCGGGCGCGGGGCGCGCCGCCGCCTGGGTCGACCACGACAAAGACGGCGACCTCGACCTCCATCTCGTCCGGAGCGGCGTCGCGGACCGGCTCTATCGGAACGACGGCGGCTCCTGGGCGGAGACCGCTTCCGGCGCGATAGCCGACGCGGGCCTCGCGAACGGCGCGGCCTGGGCCGATTTCGACCGAGACGGCGACGCCGACCTCTTTCTCGCCCGCGACGGCGCGGACCTCCTCGTCCGCTGCGACTCGCCGACCCATATCGACATGGCTCACCGCTGGGTCCGCGTGGAGCCGGTCGGCACCGTCTCCAACCGAACGAGCATCGGCGCCCGGGTGCGGGTCGTCGCCGACGGCGCGTCGCAGGTCCGCTGGATCGACGGCGGCTCCGGCGCCCTCTCCCAGCACGAGCCGGTCGCCCTCTTCGGGCTCGCCCGCGAATCCGTCATCGACTCGATTCTCGTCACCTGGCCCTCCGGCGTAACCCAGACGCTCGCCGGCGTCCCCGCCGACGACGTCTACCCCGTCGTCGAGTTGATCGCCCCCTCCGTGACCGTTTTGAAACCGAACGGCGGCGAAGCATGGGGCCAGGGGAGCGTGCAGCCGATTCGCTGGACCAACGTGCACGAACCGGCCACCGAGGCGCTGGTGGAATACTCGGTCGACGCCGGCGCGAGCTGGGACACGGTCGCCGTCGTCGCCGCGGACACCGGCTACGGCGAGATCGCCTGGACCGTGCCCTCGCAGCCGACCACGCAGGCGCTGGTCCGCGTCCTCTCGACGAATCTCGCCGGCGCCGACGCCGACACGAGCAACGCCTTCTTCACCATCCTGCCGGTGCCGATCGTGGAGGTGACCTCCCCGAACGGCGGCGAGTTCTGGGAAGTGGGCGAGACGCGCGACGTGACCTGGACGAACTCCGGCGATCCGGCGCTCTCCTACTCGATCTTCTGCAGCTCAGACAGCGGCGACTCCTGGTTCTCCGTGGCGGACTCCCTCGCCGGCGACCCGGGCTCCCACTCCTGGGACGTGCCGGACGCGCCCACATACGGCGCGCTCGTCCGAGTGGTCCTGCACAACGCCGCCGGATCCGGCAACGACACCAGCGACGCGCTCTTCAAAATCGCTCCGGCCTCCTTCGCCTCCACGGCGTTCACGCCTCTCACGGCGGGTCCGATCGGCGACGCGGGCGCGGGGCGCGGCGTCGCCTGGGGGGACAGCGACGACGACGGCGACCCGGATCTCTATCTCGTGAACGCCGACGGCGCGAACCGCCTTTTCCGTAACGACGGCGGCACGCTCGTCGACGCGACCCCGGCGCCTCTCGGCGACGACGGAAACGGCCTCGGCGCCGCCTGGGCGGACGCCGACAACGACGGCGACCTCGACCTCTACCTCGCCAAGGCCGGCGCGAACCGCCTCTTCCGCAACGACGGCGGCGAGTGGATCGACGCGGCTTCGGGCCCGCTCGCCAACGCCGCCGAGGGGCGCGGCACCGCCTGGGCCGACTACAACGGCGACGGCCTCGCCGACCTCTACCTGGTCAACCACGACGACGGGAACAAGCTCTTCCGGAACGACGGCGGCGGCGCATTCGCCGACGTGACGGGGAACCTCTCCGTGGGCGGCACCCGCTGGGGCGCCCAGTGGGCCGACTACGATCTCGACGGCGACCCGGACCTCTACTCGGTGCGCACGGGATCGAACATCCTCTTCAAGAACCTCGGGAACGGCTCCTTCACCGACGTCACATCCGGACCTCTCGGCGACACGGGCCTCGGCCACGGAGCCGCTTGGGGAGACTACGACAACGACGGCGACCCGGACGTGTACATCGCAAACCGCGGGATCAACCGCCTGCTCCGCAACGACGGCGCCGGCGCCTTCACCGACGTCACACCGGCGCTCCTCGCCGACCGGGGCACGAGCTACGGCGTCGCCTGGGCGGACTACGACCTCGACGGCGACCTGGATCTCTTCCTCGCCAACAACGACTACAACAAGCTCTACCGGAACGACGGCGGCGGCACCTTCGCCAACGTCGCGAACGCGGCGCTGCGCGACGCCGGCGACGGACGCGGCGCGGCTTGGGCCGACGCCGACGCCGACGGCGATCTGGATCTCTATGTGGCGAACGAGGGGGCGAACGTCCTCTTCCGCAACGATCTCTCCGGCGGCGATCACTGGCTCCGCGTGCGCCTCCGCGGGACCGTGTCCAACGGCGCGGCGATCGGCGCGCGCGTGCGGGCCGTCGCCGGCGAACTCGTTCAGACCCGATGGATCGGCGGCGGCGGCGGTTACCTCTCCCAAGACGAGCCGGTCGCCTCCTTCGGGCTCGGCGCGGCGACCGTCGTCGACACGATCCTCGTGTCCTGGCCTTCGGGGAACACGCAGCTCCTCGCGGGCACCGCGGCGGACACGGTCCTCACCCTCGTCGAGCCCTCCCCGGGCTGGGCCGACGCGACCCTCCCGCCGCTGGACGACGCCGGCGTCGGCCAGGGGATCGCCTGGGGGGACTACGACGGCGACCACGACCCGGACCTCTACATCACCAATCAGTCCTCGGCGAACCGTCTCTTCCGCAACGACGGCGGCGTCTTCGTCGACGCCACGCCCGCCCCGCTCGCCGACGCGGGGGGCGGATCCGGGGCGGCCTGGGGGGACACGGACAACGATGGAGACCTCGACCTTTACATCGTCAACAACGATCGGGCGAACCGCCTCTTCCGCAACGACGGCGGCGGCGACTTCGCCGATGTCACGCCGGCGCTCCTCGCCGACTGGGGCCTCGGCTTCTCTACGGCCTGGACGGACTTCGACGGCGACGGGCTGCTCGACCTTTACCTGGCGAACGCCGGCTCGGCGAACAAGCTCTTCCGAAACGAAGGGGGAGGCGCCTTCACCGACGCCACCACCGGGCCGCTCGGCGACATCGGTTTCGGCTTCGCCTGCGCCTGGGCGGACGCGGACAACGACGGCGATCCGGACCTCTACCTCGGCAACGCCTTCGGCGCGAACCGGATGATCCGGAACGACGGCGGCGGCGCCTTCACCGACGTCACCGCCGGACCGCTCGGCGACGCATCCTCCACCTACGGCGCCGCCTGGGGAGACTACGACAACGACGGCGACCCGGACCTCTACATCACCAACGAGGGAGCGACGAACCGGCTCTTCCGGAACGACGGCGCCATGACCTTCGTCGACGCGACCGCCGGAGCGCTCGGCGGAAACGGCGACTGCTACGGCGTCGCCTGGACCGACTTCGACCTCGACGCCGACCTGGACCTCTTCGTGGTCCGCCCGGCCGGGAACCTGCTCCTCGAGAACCTCGGCGACGGCGGGTTCGCCGACGCGGCCGACCCGACGCTTCGCGAAGCGGGCTCGGGGGCGGGCGCGGCGCTGGCCGACGCGGACGGCGACGGCGACCCCGACCTCTACCTGCCGAATCCGGGAGGCGCGAACATGCTCCTCCGGAACGATCAGGCGGGGGGGAACAACTGGTTCCGGCTCGTTCTCGCGGGAACCACGTCGAACGCCGCGGCGATCGGAGCGCGGGTGCGCCTCGTCGCCGGCGGTGTCGCGCAAACCCGCGAGGTCTCCGGCGGCTCCGGCTACCTCTCTCAAGACGACGGCATGCTTCTCTTCGGCCTCGGCGGCGCGTCGATCGTCGACACGCTGGAGATCCTCTGGCCCGGCGGCTCTCCGGAGACGTTCACCACCCTCGCCGCGAACCAGACCTCGCTCATCGCCGAGGGGGGCGGCTCCACCGCCGTGGACGCGCCCGGCGCCGCGCCCGCCGCGTTCCGCCTTTTCCCGAACGCGCCCAACCCGTTCAATCCACGCACGGTGATCCGCTTCGAAGTGCCGAGGCGGGGCGCGGTGCGCGTGGACGTTTACGACATCACCGGCAGGATGGTGGCGACTCTCGTCGAGGGAACTCGCGACGCGGGTTCTTTCGACGCCGTCTGGAACGGCGCGGACGCCCGGGGGCGCTCCGTCGGCTCCGGCGTCTACTTTGCGCGGATGAGCGCCGAAGGCTTCACGGCGACCCGCAAGATGCTCTTAATTCGTTAA